One Vidua macroura isolate BioBank_ID:100142 chromosome 39, ASM2450914v1, whole genome shotgun sequence DNA window includes the following coding sequences:
- the LOC128821363 gene encoding basic proline-rich protein-like — MGTGGDTRHGDADTDVRPAPSHPTPPPPSLPAPGARAAPARTRPEPPEPLRTHPNPPPPAKPSRSLSEAAEPIRTRPSPPEAAEPTRSLSEAAEPTRSLSEAAEPTRSLSEPTRGSRTHPKPSRSLSEPTRSLSEPTRRGAEPSPKPEPSAAEAGAGGRGGPGGPGGGPGMVAAPPAAAAAMRRGFLVPEIRPLDQYDGARARSAASLAWAIATGYGGAGNVPEELRDPFYTDQYAQEHLKPPVERLLLASDIYCRAWSHALATPCQAPPPGATPAAPPRPEPPPQDLGALLALLAGRGGPPNPAGGPGQGPGPAAETHPHGRPPGADRFPHGRLRHRGHPKFGVPPRSPPGPQNWEPKILAWLDAVNRKLQESTEKEGGGTPQNSASPQNLGGSEAAPACAHKCPTRWYWKLVPVSGGCTPAPNPLFSPQKSPKKPQKLDRKCGKMASKRFQKESLKMREKRQKIHEKIPKNPPKKFVKSPKN, encoded by the exons atggggacaggaggggacaccAGACATGGGGACGCTGACACGGAC GTGCGCCCCgccccctcccaccccacccccccccccccctccctccccgcaCCTGGCGCtcgcgccgcgcccgcccgaACCCGCCCGGAACCGCCCGAACCCCTTCGGACCCACccgaacccccccccccccgcgaaACCATCCCGAAGCCTTTCCGAAGCGGCCGAACCCATCCGAACCCGCCCGAGCCCACCCGAAGCGGCCGAACCCACCCGAAGCCTTTCCGAGGCGGCCGAACCCACCCGAAGCCTTTCCGAGGCGGCCGAACCCACCCGAAGCCTTTCCGAGCCCACCAGAGGCAGCCGAACCCACCCGAAGCCATCCCGAAGCCTCTCCGAGCCCACCCGAAGCCTCTCCGAGCCCACCCGAAGAGGAGCCGAGCCCTCTCCGAAGCCGGAGCCGAGCGCGGCCGAAGCGGGCGCCGGTGGCCGCGGTGGCCCCGGTGGCCCCGGCGGTGGCCCCGGGATGGTGGCGGcccccccggccgccgccgccgccatgcgCCGGGGGTTCCTGGTGCCCGAGATCCGCCCGCTGGACCAGTACGACGGGGCTCGGGCTCGCAGCGCcgccagcctggcctgggccATCGCCACCGGCTACGGCGGCGCCG GGAACGTCCCCGAGGAGCTGCGGGACCCCTTCTACACCGACCAGTACGCCCAGGAGCACCTGAAGCCGCCGGTGGAGCGCCTCCTGCTGGCCTCCGACATCTACTGCAGGGCCTGGAGCCACGCCCTGGCCACGCCCTgccaggccccgccccccggggccacgcccgcggccccgccccgccccgagccccctccccaggatttgggggcgctgctggcgctgctggcGGGGAGGGGGGGTCCCCCCAACCCTGCAGGGGGTCCCGGTCAGGGCCCAGGACCTGCAGCAGAGACCCATCCGCATg GGCGCCCACCTGGCGCTGATCGATTCCCTCATGGCCGCCTTCGTCACCGAGGCCACCCGAAATTTGGGGTccccccccggagccccccgggaccccaaaattGGGAACCCAAAATTTTGGCTTGGTTGGACGCG gtGAATCGGAAGCTGCAGGAAAGCACCGAAAAAGAAgggggggggacaccccaaaattcGGCCTCGCCCCAAAATTTGGGGGGCAGCGAAGCGGCTCCGGCGTGCGCGCACAAG TGTCCCACCCGCTGGTACTGGAAGTTGGTGCCCGTAAGTGGGGGCTGCACTCCGGCCCCAAATCctcttttttcaccccaaaaatcccccaaaaaaccccaaaaactcgACAGAAAATGTGGCAAAATGGCTTCCAAAAGGTTCCAAAAGGAATCCctgaaaatgagggaaaaaaggcaaaaaatccacgaaaaaatcccaaaaaatccccccaaaaaattcgTAAAGAGTCCCAAAAATTGA